A single region of the Paludibacter jiangxiensis genome encodes:
- a CDS encoding MlaD family protein produces MNKEFLSKSREMRIGLIVIIAIGLLFFGLNYLKGVNIFSPTNYYIAIYKNVDGLVPSNAVYIKGYKVGQIDKIQYDFSRDSSFMVYMTINKDLKLPKGTRAELADEGLVGGKQVNLVLGPASETYYHSGDIIESSVPVTLMETLKTGIVPNLEKIVPKLDSLVTNLNKVASDPAIGKSLASIQRTTANLDETSAQLKSMMHKDVPQIMTKVNRITDNFASVSDNLRNANFAATIASINHTLANLESATGKLNSKDGTLGMLLNDKTLYVNLSNMTGSANDLMVDLKAHPKRYVHFSVFGKKDK; encoded by the coding sequence GGATTGAATTACCTTAAAGGAGTCAATATTTTCTCCCCGACAAACTACTATATTGCCATCTACAAAAATGTCGATGGCCTTGTACCTTCCAACGCGGTTTACATTAAAGGCTATAAGGTTGGTCAGATTGATAAAATACAGTATGACTTCAGCCGCGATAGCTCTTTTATGGTGTACATGACTATCAATAAAGACTTGAAGCTTCCAAAAGGAACACGGGCTGAATTGGCTGACGAAGGGTTAGTTGGAGGAAAGCAGGTCAATCTGGTTTTGGGGCCAGCTTCCGAAACATACTATCATTCAGGCGATATTATCGAATCTTCAGTTCCGGTTACTTTGATGGAAACTCTGAAAACAGGGATTGTTCCTAATCTGGAAAAAATTGTACCCAAGCTCGATTCTCTTGTTACCAACTTAAATAAGGTAGCATCCGATCCGGCAATCGGTAAAAGTTTGGCTTCTATACAGCGTACTACAGCCAACCTGGATGAAACATCTGCTCAGTTGAAGTCTATGATGCATAAAGATGTTCCTCAGATTATGACCAAGGTCAACAGAATCACCGATAATTTTGCTTCAGTGAGCGATAACTTGCGGAATGCCAACTTTGCAGCTACTATTGCCAGCATCAATCATACACTGGCAAACCTCGAGTCGGCAACCGGTAAACTGAATAGTAAAGATGGAACTTTAGGAATGTTGCTTAATGATAAGACCTTATACGTCAACCTGTCGAATATGACTGGTAGCGCTAATGATCTTATGGTTGACCTGAAGGCTCACCCCAAACGCTATGTCCATTTTTCTGTTTTTGGAAAGAAAGATAAATAA
- the trxB gene encoding thioredoxin-disulfide reductase: protein MDFQTLNLNKPAPVQPVAGTAEQVRCLIIGSGPAGYTAAIYAGRANLAPVLYEGMQPGGQLTTTTDVENFPGYPSGVDGNQLMADLREQAARFGADLRYGAATAADLSSSPYKITIDGEKLIEAESVIIATGASAKYLGLPDEQKYAGSGVSACATCDGFFYRKKTVAVVGGGDTACEEALYLSHLASKVYLIVRKPFLRASVIMRERVMNAPNIEVLFEHVTKGLFGEGVVQGATLVKKPGTAEEEEVKIAIDGFFLGIGHQPNTGIFKEHLDLDENGYIITLPDSPATKIPGVFAAGDVADPVYKQAITAAGSGCKAAIEAERYLSCK, encoded by the coding sequence ATGGATTTTCAAACATTAAATCTCAATAAGCCGGCGCCGGTACAACCTGTAGCCGGAACTGCCGAACAAGTACGATGCCTTATCATCGGTTCGGGACCTGCCGGATACACGGCAGCTATTTATGCCGGTCGCGCCAATCTGGCTCCTGTTTTATACGAGGGAATGCAGCCCGGTGGTCAGTTGACAACGACTACTGACGTGGAAAATTTCCCCGGTTATCCTTCCGGAGTGGATGGCAATCAACTGATGGCCGACCTTCGCGAACAGGCTGCTCGCTTTGGAGCTGACCTCCGTTACGGAGCTGCTACGGCAGCCGATCTTTCATCGTCTCCTTACAAAATAACTATTGACGGAGAAAAGCTGATTGAAGCAGAATCGGTGATTATTGCTACAGGTGCATCGGCTAAATATCTTGGCTTACCCGACGAACAAAAATATGCCGGTTCGGGTGTGTCGGCTTGTGCAACCTGCGACGGTTTCTTCTATCGCAAGAAGACGGTAGCTGTAGTAGGTGGTGGCGATACTGCCTGCGAAGAAGCGTTATATCTTTCTCACCTTGCATCAAAAGTGTACCTGATTGTTCGCAAGCCTTTCCTTCGTGCCTCTGTTATCATGCGTGAACGGGTGATGAATGCCCCGAATATTGAAGTGTTGTTCGAGCATGTTACCAAAGGACTGTTTGGCGAAGGCGTGGTACAGGGTGCTACCTTGGTGAAAAAGCCCGGCACAGCCGAAGAGGAAGAGGTTAAGATTGCCATCGACGGTTTTTTCCTTGGCATCGGTCACCAACCGAATACAGGCATTTTCAAAGAGCATCTCGATCTGGATGAAAACGGGTATATCATTACGTTGCCAGACTCTCCCGCTACTAAGATTCCGGGTGTGTTTGCCGCCGGCGATGTGGCCGATCCGGTTTACAAGCAGGCTATCACGGCCGCGGGTAGTGGTTGCAAAGCGGCGATTGAAGCCGAGCGATACCTCTCCTGTAAATAA